In a genomic window of Pirellulales bacterium:
- a CDS encoding platelet-activating factor acetylhydrolase IB subunit, translated as MKRLLMTTMFALLFAVPARADNARPNTAAKPAPRDPGWVKRHEGFVEIAKKGGVDLLFLGDSITDGWRGRGKEVWAKNYEPLKAANFGIGGDRTQHVLWRLQNGELDGIKPKLAVLMIGTNNLGSNTDEEIVDGIKAIIEELHTKSPETKLLLLGIFPRSMKADDKARARIKHINSEIAKLDDDGKTIKYLDIGNKFLEPDGTLPKSIMPDSLHPNAKGYEIWAEAINPTVKEMMK; from the coding sequence ATGAAACGCCTGCTGATGACGACGATGTTCGCATTGCTGTTTGCCGTTCCCGCTCGAGCCGATAACGCGAGGCCCAACACGGCCGCGAAGCCCGCTCCGCGCGATCCGGGCTGGGTGAAGCGGCACGAAGGATTTGTCGAAATCGCCAAGAAGGGTGGGGTCGATTTGCTGTTCCTCGGCGATTCGATCACCGACGGCTGGCGCGGGCGGGGCAAAGAGGTTTGGGCGAAGAATTACGAACCGCTCAAGGCCGCCAATTTCGGCATCGGCGGCGACCGCACGCAACACGTCCTGTGGCGTTTGCAAAACGGCGAGCTCGACGGCATCAAGCCAAAATTGGCCGTGCTAATGATCGGCACCAATAATCTCGGCTCGAACACCGACGAGGAAATCGTCGACGGCATCAAGGCTATCATCGAAGAGTTGCACACGAAATCGCCGGAAACAAAGCTGCTTTTGCTCGGCATCTTCCCCCGCTCGATGAAGGCCGACGACAAAGCCCGGGCCCGCATCAAACACATCAATTCGGAAATCGCCAAGCTCGACGACGACGGCAAGACGATCAAGTATCTCGACATCGGCAACAAATTCTTGGAGCCGGACGGCACGCTTCCGAAGAGCATCATGCCCGATTCGTTGCATCCGAACGCCAAAGGCTACGAAATCTGGGCCGAAGCAATCAACCCAACCGTGAAAGAAATGATGAAATGA
- a CDS encoding VCBS repeat-containing protein, giving the protein MPLDDEGTKWQTHWLDATQMACEDLKIADFDGDGQPDIIAAGRATHNLAIYWNRVVGSSTDRRPRN; this is encoded by the coding sequence GTGCCGCTCGACGACGAGGGCACGAAATGGCAGACGCACTGGCTCGACGCCACCCAGATGGCGTGCGAAGACCTGAAAATCGCCGATTTCGACGGCGACGGCCAGCCCGACATCATCGCCGCCGGCCGAGCGACGCATAATCTCGCAATCTATTGGAACCGCGTCGTTGGCAGTTCCACCGATCGACGGCCGAGGAATTAG
- a CDS encoding CTP synthase, with translation MTRHIFVTGGVVSSLGKGLTSASIGMLLEARGLSVRMQKFDPYINVDPGTMSPYQHGEVYVLDDGSETDLDLGHYERFTHGPLTRDSNYTTGQIYLSVINKERRGEFLGKTVQVIPHITDEIKAAVRKLRDETVDVVITEIGGTVGDIESQPFLEAIRQFSLDVGKENCLYIHLTLVPYLKAAGELKTKPTQHSVGLLRQIGIQPDVLICRTERPLSREDREKIALFCNVPTAAVIEERDKDFSIYEVPLSLVDNQLDELIVRRLSLAGGAPELDDWRDLLHRLRNPQHEISIAVVGKYAGHRDAYKSIYESLDHAGIAHQVQVGIHSIQSESIEQQGAERLLAGFDGILVPGGFGERGIQGKVEAIRFARERGIPFFGICLGMQCAVIEFGRNVVGLAGAHSTEFSKDTPHPVICLLDEQKSITDKGGTMRLGAQHARLNPMSRSRGCYRRDQISERHRHRYEFNNVYRQRFEAHGMAVAATNLDNSLVEIIELPEHPWFVAVQFHPEFKSKPTAAHPLFAGFIGAAVEHRATGQWATENA, from the coding sequence ATGACCCGACATATCTTCGTGACCGGCGGTGTGGTGAGTTCGCTCGGAAAAGGGCTGACCAGCGCTTCGATCGGCATGCTGCTGGAGGCCCGCGGGCTGTCGGTCCGCATGCAGAAATTCGATCCGTATATCAATGTCGATCCGGGCACGATGAGCCCCTATCAGCACGGCGAGGTGTACGTGCTCGACGACGGCAGCGAAACCGATCTCGATCTGGGTCACTATGAACGGTTCACCCACGGCCCGCTCACCCGCGATTCGAACTACACGACCGGACAAATTTATCTGTCGGTGATCAACAAAGAGCGGCGCGGCGAATTCCTCGGCAAGACCGTGCAGGTGATCCCGCATATCACCGACGAAATCAAAGCCGCCGTGCGCAAGCTGCGCGATGAAACGGTCGATGTCGTGATCACCGAAATCGGCGGCACGGTCGGGGATATCGAAAGCCAGCCGTTTTTGGAAGCCATCCGCCAGTTTTCGCTCGATGTCGGCAAGGAAAACTGTCTTTACATCCATCTCACGCTCGTGCCCTATCTCAAGGCGGCCGGCGAACTGAAGACAAAGCCGACCCAACATTCCGTCGGCCTGTTGCGGCAAATCGGTATTCAGCCCGATGTGCTCATTTGCCGTACCGAGCGGCCATTGAGCCGCGAAGATCGGGAAAAAATCGCGCTATTTTGCAATGTGCCCACCGCCGCGGTCATCGAAGAGCGCGACAAAGATTTTTCGATCTACGAAGTGCCGCTCAGCCTTGTCGACAATCAGCTCGACGAATTGATCGTGCGCCGGCTCAGCTTGGCAGGCGGCGCGCCGGAGCTCGACGATTGGCGCGATCTGCTCCATCGGCTCCGCAATCCGCAACACGAGATTTCGATCGCCGTCGTCGGAAAATACGCGGGCCACCGCGACGCCTATAAGTCGATCTACGAATCGCTCGACCACGCCGGCATTGCCCATCAGGTGCAGGTCGGAATCCACAGCATCCAAAGCGAATCGATCGAGCAGCAAGGGGCCGAGCGGCTCCTGGCCGGTTTCGATGGCATTCTGGTGCCGGGCGGATTCGGCGAGCGCGGCATCCAAGGCAAAGTCGAAGCGATCCGCTTTGCCCGCGAACGCGGCATCCCGTTTTTCGGCATCTGCTTGGGAATGCAATGCGCCGTGATCGAATTTGGCCGAAATGTCGTCGGGCTCGCCGGGGCGCATTCCACCGAGTTCAGCAAAGACACGCCCCATCCGGTGATTTGCTTATTGGACGAACAAAAATCGATCACCGACAAAGGAGGCACGATGCGGCTCGGAGCCCAGCACGCCCGGCTCAATCCAATGAGCCGATCCCGCGGCTGCTACCGCCGCGATCAGATCTCCGAACGGCATCGCCATCGCTACGAATTCAACAACGTCTATCGGCAGCGTTTCGAAGCCCATGGCATGGCCGTCGCGGCGACGAACCTCGACAATTCCCTCGTGGAGATCATCGAATTGCCGGAGCACCCTTGGTTTGTAGCCGTGCAGTTTCACCCGGAATTCAAATCGAAGCCGACGGCCGCCCACCCGCTGTTCGCCGGCTTCATCGGCGCCGCCGTCGAACACCGCGCGACCGGGCAATGGGCAACAGAAAACGCATAA
- a CDS encoding glycogen/starch synthase produces the protein MKILLATSEAVPFAKTGGLADVCGALPLELARLGHQSTLIMPAYRQVFQAGLPIEPVGLPLEIRVGQKTVSGRLLRSFLPIEEKHGHTSSNNSAPSATAAAGVPVYFVEQAQYFDRDQLYGPGLADYRDNCERFVFFSRAVLDVISHLNLGVDLLHVHDWQTGLIPAYLKIEYRSKPGYEKIASLLTIHNLSYQGTFWHWDMLLTGLDWKYFNWRQMEFFGNLNLLKTGLVFADAINTVSPRYAEEIQSAPLGCGLEGVLQHRRAALSGILNGVDYHQWDPATDVHLPAKYGPDNVREGKAANKAALQAELNLAPDPNVPLLAFVGRMVEQKGVDLIAQVMQEWVLTSRAQWVVLGTGDAKVQEQLALLAQRFPQKVAAKFQFSDPLAHRIEAAADLFLMPSRFEPCGLSQMYSLKYGTVPVVRVTGGLADTIVDTTEETLAAGSANGFTFYEPTSHGLSSTLKRALAYHARPEAWLRLMTNGMTEDWSWTKSAKQYADLYATTIARAQVPAVSKEASGKEIRPSTV, from the coding sequence GTGAAGATTCTGCTGGCAACGAGCGAGGCCGTTCCTTTCGCCAAAACCGGCGGATTGGCCGACGTGTGCGGCGCCCTACCGCTGGAATTGGCCCGGTTGGGCCACCAGTCCACGCTGATCATGCCGGCCTACCGTCAAGTGTTTCAAGCCGGACTGCCGATCGAACCGGTCGGATTGCCGTTGGAAATTCGTGTCGGCCAAAAGACGGTAAGCGGCCGGCTGCTACGTAGCTTTCTGCCCATCGAAGAAAAGCACGGCCACACTTCGAGCAACAATTCCGCTCCATCGGCCACCGCCGCCGCGGGCGTGCCGGTCTATTTCGTCGAGCAGGCACAATATTTCGACCGCGATCAACTCTACGGGCCGGGCCTGGCCGATTATCGCGACAACTGCGAACGCTTCGTGTTCTTCTCCCGCGCGGTGCTCGACGTAATCAGCCATTTGAATCTCGGCGTGGACCTGCTGCACGTTCACGATTGGCAAACCGGCCTGATTCCGGCCTATTTGAAGATCGAATATCGCTCGAAGCCCGGCTATGAAAAAATCGCGTCGCTGCTGACGATCCACAACCTGTCGTATCAAGGCACATTCTGGCATTGGGACATGCTTTTGACCGGCTTGGATTGGAAATACTTCAACTGGCGGCAAATGGAGTTTTTCGGCAATCTGAATTTGCTGAAAACCGGCTTGGTGTTCGCGGATGCGATCAACACGGTCAGCCCGCGCTACGCGGAGGAAATTCAAAGCGCTCCGCTCGGCTGCGGGTTGGAAGGGGTGTTGCAACATCGGCGAGCGGCCTTGTCGGGCATCTTGAACGGCGTCGATTATCACCAATGGGATCCCGCGACCGACGTGCATTTGCCGGCGAAATATGGTCCTGACAATGTCCGCGAGGGCAAGGCGGCCAATAAGGCGGCGCTGCAAGCCGAGCTGAATCTTGCGCCCGATCCGAATGTGCCGCTGCTGGCCTTCGTGGGTCGAATGGTCGAGCAAAAGGGAGTCGACCTGATCGCTCAGGTCATGCAGGAATGGGTGCTCACCAGCCGGGCCCAATGGGTGGTGTTGGGCACCGGCGACGCGAAAGTGCAGGAGCAACTCGCCCTCTTGGCCCAGCGATTTCCGCAGAAGGTTGCCGCGAAGTTCCAGTTTTCCGATCCGCTCGCGCATCGGATCGAAGCGGCGGCCGACTTGTTCTTGATGCCGAGCCGATTCGAGCCGTGCGGTTTGAGCCAGATGTATAGCTTGAAGTATGGCACGGTGCCGGTCGTGCGTGTAACGGGTGGATTGGCTGACACGATCGTCGACACGACCGAGGAGACACTTGCCGCCGGTAGTGCGAACGGATTCACCTTCTACGAGCCGACATCGCACGGCCTGTCGTCGACGCTTAAGCGCGCCCTGGCCTACCATGCCCGCCCCGAGGCTTGGCTGCGCCTGATGACCAACGGCATGACGGAAGATTGGTCGTGGACCAAGAGCGCCAAGCAATACGCCGATCTCTACGCAACCACGATTGCCCGAGCCCAGGTCCCCGCGGTAAGCAAGGAAGCCAGCGGCAAAGAAATTCGGCCATCGACGGTGTAG